From Halichoerus grypus chromosome 6, mHalGry1.hap1.1, whole genome shotgun sequence, one genomic window encodes:
- the LOC118532167 gene encoding LOW QUALITY PROTEIN: olfactory receptor 10P22-like (The sequence of the model RefSeq protein was modified relative to this genomic sequence to represent the inferred CDS: inserted 3 bases in 2 codons) codes for MGAGNGTVVREFILLGFSGFGSLRGPLFWGVLCIYLVTLLSNSLTVLLTLADPALHAPMYFFLRHFCLVEILYPTTLVPRTLADLLASCPTISAARCFTPLDSSALXGVAEGCLLTARACVHYTAVWRPLPYTPLMKRGARVSMVGASYLMGLVTGTTTHSIFIFTLPFRGANTIHHFLCDVLPVLRLASASTLWGEVGNLAVTMAFIPTPFFLPIIASYACILATILGVATSQGRRKVFSTCSSXLFVVMLFFGTGTVAYMRPWAGSSQDTDQILAFFYAVVAPVLNPFVYTLRDKEVTGAMRCLVKRYVWSP; via the exons ATGGGGGCTGGCAATGGCACAGTGGTAAGGGAATTTATTTTGCTGGGGTTCTCAGGTTTTGGTTCCCTTCGGGGCCCTCTGTTCTGGGGAGTCCTTTGCATCTACCTGGTTACCTTGCTGAGCAACTCCCTGACCGTCCTCCTCACGCTGGCAGACCCTGCCCTGCACGCCCCCATGTATTTCTTCCTTCGCCACTTCTGCCTGGTGGAAATCCTCTACCCCACAACTCTCGTGCCTAGGACGCTGGCAGACCTCCTTGCCTCCTGCCCCACCATCTCAGCCGCCCGCTGCTTCACCCCGCTGGATTCCTCTGCCCT TGGCGTCGCTGAAGGCTGTTTGCTTACCGCCAGGGCCTGTGTCCACTACACTGCCGTCTGGAGGCCGCTGCCTTATACCCCCCTGATGAAGCGGGGGGCGCGTGTGAGTATGGTGGGGGCCTCCTACCTCATGGGCCTCGTCACTGGTACCACCACTCACTCCATCTTCATCTTCACTTTGCCCTTCCGTGGTGCCAACACAATCCACCACTTCCTGTGTGACGTCCTGCCTGTGCTGAGACTGGCTAGTGCCAGCACCTTATGGGGCGAAGTGGGCAATCTTGCCGTCACGATGGCCTTCATCCCGACCCCCTTCTTCTTACCGATCATAGCCTCCTATGCCTGTATCCTTGCCACCATCCTTGGGGTCGCGACATCCCAGGGGCGTCGAAAAGTCTTCTCTACCTGTTCCT CCCTGTTTGTGGTCATGCTCTTTTTTGGGACTGGGACAGTTGCCTATATGAGGCCTTGGGCAGGCTCCTCTCAGGACACGGACCAGATCCTTGCCTTCTTCTACGCAGTTGTTGCTCCCGTGTTAAACCCTTTTGTCTACACTCTGAGGGACAAGGAGGTCACAGGGGCAATGAGGTGCCTTGTGAAGAGATATGTTTGGAGCCCTTGA